A region from the Desulfuribacillus alkaliarsenatis genome encodes:
- a CDS encoding late competence development ComFB family protein, protein MRIQLYNVMERVVKEALDDVMKINDSFCKCQECQVDIMAIALNQLPPKYVGTRKGEVYSKLNTLSNQFNSDAYREITKAIEVVKNKPHHETTPS, encoded by the coding sequence GTGAGGATTCAATTATATAATGTTATGGAAAGAGTTGTGAAAGAAGCTTTAGATGATGTAATGAAGATAAACGATAGTTTTTGTAAATGTCAGGAATGCCAGGTAGATATTATGGCTATAGCACTTAACCAACTTCCACCTAAATACGTAGGCACTCGCAAGGGCGAAGTCTACTCTAAGCTTAATACATTATCTAATCAATTTAACAGTGATGCCTATCGTGAAATTACGAAGGCAATTGAAGTTGTAAAAAACAAACCACATCACGAAACAACGCCCTCATAA
- a CDS encoding SIR2 family NAD-dependent protein deacylase, producing the protein MNNIDLLVDWISEARITTIFTGAGMSTESGLPDFRSQNGLWKDKDPLSLASTDAINKNFKEFIGFYRERILQLNEYKANIGHAILAEWQTKGIINTIITQNVDGFHQQAGAKDVIELHGTLTKMRCLGCRKNYSSKDVLIDQETCASCDGKLRPCVVLFGEQLPKMALDRAFLEAMRSDLFIVLGSSLEVSPANMLPLHAKESGAKFCIINRDETRMDKEADLIIRGNIGEVLTNLNSQLKKTTP; encoded by the coding sequence ATGAATAATATAGATTTACTGGTGGATTGGATTTCTGAAGCTCGTATAACTACTATTTTTACTGGTGCTGGTATGAGTACTGAATCAGGGCTACCAGACTTTAGGTCACAAAATGGATTGTGGAAGGATAAAGATCCGCTTAGTTTAGCCTCAACGGATGCGATTAATAAAAATTTCAAAGAATTTATAGGTTTTTATCGTGAGCGAATTCTACAGTTGAACGAATATAAGGCAAATATAGGACATGCAATACTTGCTGAATGGCAGACTAAGGGGATTATCAACACGATAATAACTCAAAATGTCGATGGCTTTCACCAGCAAGCAGGAGCCAAGGACGTAATAGAGCTGCATGGTACATTAACTAAAATGCGTTGTTTAGGATGCCGTAAAAACTATAGTAGTAAGGATGTATTAATAGATCAAGAGACTTGCGCGAGTTGTGATGGCAAGCTGCGTCCTTGTGTAGTTTTATTTGGTGAACAATTGCCTAAAATGGCCTTAGATAGAGCATTTCTTGAAGCCATGAGAAGTGATTTATTTATAGTTTTAGGCTCTTCCTTAGAGGTTTCACCAGCTAACATGCTGCCACTTCATGCTAAAGAATCGGGTGCTAAATTTTGTATAATTAACCGAGATGAGACGAGAATGGATAAAGAGGCAGATTTAATCATAAGAGGGAACATTGGAGAGGTTTTAACTAATCTAAACTCGCAACTCAAAAAAACAACGCCCTAG